TACCACTGCCTATAAGTTCCCAGGGCATGGAGTGGGGAGCACATGGCATGTGTACAGTGTACATGCTGGCAGCATACAGTGCCAACTCTTGCCCTCTCTGAGCACAAGAACCAAAGACTACTCCATCCATGCACCTTGAGGGTGAGGGAGGCACAGGGGAGAAGACCCTGGTCCCttgtcttccttctccccaagGAGGAGTTGGGGAGGGGCCTGGATTAACCCAGGAACTTGAAGAGGCTTTAGGGAATGATTTAGTCCACATCTCATTCTCAACCCAGAGCTAtgggaagtggcagagctgggggttCAAGGCCAGACCCCCACCACTCCCCACTGCTGTCTTTTCACTACATACCAGCTGCCTCCCAAGAGTTCTAGCCTTAATGAAGCTTCCTTTCCtggcctggggggtgggggatggagagagaaggggggggataTGCGCTTTCTACTTATTTATAGAGTGGGCTGATGCTGGAAGGGATGGGATGAGGCAGGGGCCTCTCCACTCCCTTAAATAAAGCCTGGTGAGATTATTTTCCACAAGTTTTGGGCTCTGGTGAGTTATCTTCAGAGGGGGAGTCTCAAGGATGCGAGAGTTGGCAGAAGAATGATGATACCAGGATGCTCTTCTCACATCAGCATGGCCTTTTATGAGACCTTATATCCCATCACCACACCCCACTGCATAAAGGgggaactgagtcccagggaaaaATAATAGCCCAGAGGGCCAGGACTAGGACTCAGCCTCTGGTCTCCAGGTCCGATGTTCCTCACTCTACCACCATCGTAGCTCATTCGGGCTTCTCAGTATCTCCGTGGGCCAGGCAGGACAAAggatggatggggaaactgaggaccccaGCATAACACTGGTGCACACGCAGCAGGCCTGGCTTCCAGGGAAGGCCTGAGTCCTAGGGTCGGAGCAGCAGGCTCTGACCACAGAGCCCTGCGTGCAGCCCGCCAGGAGGCACCACGTAGACCTTGCCGTCTGTGGTCCTGATGGGGGCCAGCTCAGTCAGCTGTAGGTTACTCTCACAAAGCTGCTCGTAATCCCAGAGCTGGTAATGCCAGCTCTTGCCCTGCTTAGAGAGGAGGTAGATGGCCTCAGGAGGGTCTTCCGGGAGGCAGGGGGGCTTGTCAGGTGCTGGATAGAATAGGCCCTTCAGCTCTGAGTCCTCCTCATAATCTGGACTCAGTGTTGGACCAGGAACCCCAAGCAGAAGGCCtgtggaagagggggagggaagggaggtgatTTTGCTTGGATCCCCAGCAGCGGGCAGAGGTCAAGCAGAGCTGAGTTCGGATGTGGCCTAACAcacttcctgcctgtgtgaccctgtcactttCCTTCTCCCAGCTTCAGTCTCACCAGTGAAATGGAGATAACACACCACTCCCCAGGGTTGtaaaaggatcaaaggagataatatttgtaaagtgcttagcacagggcgtggcacatagtaggtgctacagatGGCTTACTTATTATTAAGGCTCTTCTCCTTGGCCTTTCCCCAGGAAACGTGGGGTCCAGTCCAAGGTGGGGGGAGTCCTATCCCATTCCTTCCAAAGATGATGAACCTGATGCTGAGGGTTCATCCTGACCCTGGCCAGGGCCCCCAGCCACTGCCCCAGTACCTGGGTGCCCAGCACTAAGCCTCAGGCACTGAGGGGAGGCGTCTGCTGCAGGCCAATCCCCATTAAAGTGGTGCTCTGTGCTGAGGCCCAAGGGAAAGTGACCCTCACCTCCAACCTGACCGAGAGTTACCTGCACTGACTGCCCAGTGGGCCTTGTGCCCCCTCTTCTTACAGGGCTCGTGGTTATAGTCTTCATCATAGCTGGGCAGGGGCAGTCAAGGCCAAGGGCTGGAGGGCAAGGAGACACGAGTCCCTCTCTTGATCCATACTACCCTAAAGAATACCCACTGCCTTGGCAGGCAAAGGATACGGGACCAGCAGTGGGCAGCCTGAGATGAGGTGCTGGAGAACGCGGCATCGATTGGGCTCATCCAGGCCCCCAGAGAGCAGTTCCACCTGGCATCCAAAGACCTCCTGGGCCAGCCTGGCCATGTTGGCTGCTGCAATGAAGGGGGACAAGGTGTCAGTCATAGGCAGACCCAGCAGTCCCACCCCGGCCTGGTTAGATCacagatggggggggggcgggaaaggGGGAGATGGTCCAGCCAGCCTCAGGCCTCTGGCCACCTCCTCGGCTTCCACTGACCTGAAAACATCTCTCCTTGAGCCGTGTACCCTCTCTCCAGAGCCACGGCCACAATCCTCTCCAAGGGGATGTTCTGGGGGAGAGCCAACACAGAGCCCGCCATCCACAGCGCCACCAGCCCACACCTGAGAGGAGATGTAGGCAAACCAATGTCACCCCAACCCTGaggctccttcccaacccccagCATGTTCCCAGGCCATGGGAGAACCAGAGGAAggccagcccaggacaggaagaGAAGGGACTTCCATACAGGTAGCTCTCTGAAGAGACTAAGGAGAATTTTCCAGACCAAAAGGAAACCCAGGGCTAGAGTTGGGGGCTCATCCTGGGAGGCTGGGGAAGCAGACAGAGGTGTGAGAAGAAATCCTAGGCCCTAATGCCTTCTTGAAAATGGGGAGAGGGCCCAGTAAGGTTTAGCAGGATGGAGGGGCTGAGAAGGCTGGGAAAGTATTCTGGCTTGCATCAGCCTGGGGACCAGAGCAGCCTGGCTGGGCTGGGGGAACTGGGATCCCACAGAGAACATCCTGTTTGTGGACTCTCCTCTCATTCCCGGCATGGTGCCAGCACCAATTCGAGTCAGTGAGGAGGGCTGGCCCCCCTTGTCCAGACCCCTCGATGAGGagcctggagctggaaaggacgtTTCTGGATTAGCCTAAAGcctttactttatagatgaagaaatggagagattGAGATGGAATTCAAACAGCCAGTGCCTCTTTCCATGGTACCCGCTGGGTATGGGCAGCCCTGGGCACCTGCACTTGGATACTGGCTGTGGGCCTCTCTCAGTGCTCTTGGCTATGAAACAACTAATATTTACAAGCCGGGCTTGTCCCAGGGATGCCTGAAGGACTCATGGTGCTTCACGCATCCTAATCTTATCCGAGCCTCAAGGGAATCAGGACAGGAGTGATTGTGCTCACCTACCAGACAGGAAGACTGGGGCCCAGAGGAATAggccaaggccacacagtgaGTCAGCGGGGCAAGGCTGGCCAAACCCAGGGTTCGGGAATCCCAGCTCAGTGGCCCCCTCGACTACAGCACACAATCCTGACCCGGCCCTTCCCCGGGAGCTCTTGCTAAGGCACCTTCTGACTCTTGGTTCTTCCCAGCAAACATCTTACTGGGCCCATCTCAGTTCTCAAGGGTGGATGGACTTAGTATTAAGGAtctctcttccctgccccaccccaggaGAGTCTGAGAGTGGTGGAGAGGGGGTGAGGGCTACCTACTGAGGCCCTTCTTGGATGAGGGACGGCACGTCCGAACAGAAGAGAATCCACTTCAAATCACTCCTGAAACTAGATGAAGACACGTCATTGCCCAGAGTCCCTCGGAAGCCATATTCCACCAGTCGGGGATACTCCCAGAGAGATGACCAGAAGGGGTGAACGTGTTATCTCAGGGTGCTGTCCTCATCTCATTCTTCTCCACACAGGGACAGGCAGCCTCCAATGActcatattttatgttttcagtAAAAGAGGCATGGCCAGAGACGGTCACCCTCAGCCACTCGGGACAGAGGCGTGGCCCAGCTTGGTGCTTTCCCAGGCACCCACTACAaggttcagggtcacagagcattTTGTCACAACCACCCTAGGCGGTAGGTGGTGCAAACAGTGACTGACCTtgatagcacctactgtgtgctgggccctTGGCACTTATCTCATTAGAGCCTCACAAAagccctggaaggcaggtgctatcgtacagatgaggaaaacaaaggcaTATCCAAGTGACGCAGCCAGTAGGCGTCTGAGGTCCCATCTAAACTCGGGTCTTCTAGTCACAAATCCGCCTGGCACAGGGCACACCCATGGCACGGACCCCGGGCCAAGCCATCCTCCCCCAGGTGCCTCCCCACCGAGGGCAGACCATCAGAGGGTCCTCTTCGTTGTGGGCTGAGAAAGCCAAGGTCCCGCTGAGCATCTGGGACCAGCCAAGGGAGGACAGACGGAGCTTGGCCCCTTCCCAGCTGGGTGACCTCGGACAAACCCTTCCCCTGCTCgggactcagtttccccgtcTGTGAAATGGAAGTTGGATTACATGGTCACTAAAGGGTGCAGCTGACCCCCCCCCAAGTTTGTGACCCTGGGGGGCGGAGTCGCCGGTCCCAAGCGTGGGCGCTGGCCTGGGCCGGGGTCGGGCCCTACCGGTCTCTGCGGAGCCTCAGGAGCCGTCTGACGTCCTCCCGAGCCCCCAGCCCCGGGTCCGACCTCGCCAGGGCTTCCTTCAGGAGCTGGCTCTTCTCGAGGCCGAAGACATGTGGGGGGGCTGCAGTGGAGGCTGGGGGCGGGGGCACAGGAGGGGGCGGGGGGCAGCCTACGGCAGCCATCTGGGGGCCCAGAACCTCCGAGGGTGGGTGTGGGGTGGTCCGGGCCGGAGCAGGAGGAGGGTCTGGGGGCTCAGGCCGACGGGGGGCACCAGAAGAGGCAGAATAGAGGGTCAGGGTCTCCAAGAGCCCCGGGAAGGGAATGTCAGGGGTGAAAACGGTGGGGGTCAGGGATCGGGGCAACAAAGAGAGTGGGAGCCCAGGAAAGGTGGGCGTCGTAGGGGTAGGGGCCTAGAGTAGGTCCGGGGGAAGGCTATTTTGAGCAAACAAGCCCAAGTCTGGGGCTCATGAGAGCTGGGGACAGCCTCTGGAACAACGGGGAGGTTAAAGGGCAAAGGTCAAGTCGAGCCCAGTCTAAATGCCGGCAAAAGTTGGATGTCGGGAAAAGAAATGAGCTACAGGGCTGAGGTCCAAAGGGCAGGAAGCGCAAGGAGTAGGGCGAAAAGAAGGCTACAGAGGTCGAAGTTTCCACGCTCCCGCCCACGCCCCCAAACCAGCACCTTCTCAAGATGGCGGCGGCCGCCGAATCACGTGACAGATTGCCCCTCCTCCTATTCCCCATCAGCTTTCATCCCCGCCCCCAATGAGACCCCATGATATTCGAGCCGCGTAAAGGTCACGCGCAGCACACTAGGGAGTGGCGAGGGAAACGAGACTACAAGACCTTCCCCACTCTTCTTGTCCATTCCGAGACGAGGCGGGAGTCCAAGGTGCATTCTGATTGGCGAAGAGTGCGCAGGTGGGGCGGGGATATCTCTGGTTGGCCAGACGTCCGGAAATTCCGCGTCTGGATTGGTTCTCCTAACGATGGAAGGCGGGGCCTAGCGCTGCTGAGCCCCGAGGAGGAGGGGCCCATCAGATTGCCGCCGGCAGGACTCGCGGACGAACGCCATTAGTAAGTATTCTCCGCAGGCGGCCGTCATCGGGCCTGGGCAGGCGGGGCGCACGGCACTGTACGTTCCTCCGCCCCTGGCCTCCAGCCTCCGGTGCTCGGGAGTCCCCCTCGACGACCCCACTCCCCATTCTGCCCCCTCCATCCCCTACCGGTCCCCTACTTACGGGCTCTTGTCTCCCGGTGAGGGGCGGGGCTATGCGAATGTCCGCCTATGGCGGCGCGGCGGTCT
This Trichosurus vulpecula isolate mTriVul1 chromosome 2, mTriVul1.pri, whole genome shotgun sequence DNA region includes the following protein-coding sequences:
- the C2H19orf54 gene encoding UPF0692 protein C19orf54 homolog isoform X2 → MAGSVLALPQNIPLERIVAVALERGYTAQGEMFSAANMARLAQEVFGCQVELLSGGLDEPNRCRVLQHLISGCPLLVPYDEDYNHEPCKKRGHKAHWAVSAGLLLGVPGPTLSPDYEEDSELKGLFYPAPDKPPCLPEDPPEAIYLLSKQGKSWHYQLWDYEQLCESNLQLTELAPIRTTDGKVYVVPPGGLHAGLCGQSLLLRP
- the C2H19orf54 gene encoding UPF0692 protein C19orf54 homolog isoform X1, with product MAAVGCPPPPPVPPPPASTAAPPHVFGLEKSQLLKEALARSDPGLGAREDVRRLLRLRRDRFRSDLKWILFCSDVPSLIQEGPQCGLVALWMAGSVLALPQNIPLERIVAVALERGYTAQGEMFSAANMARLAQEVFGCQVELLSGGLDEPNRCRVLQHLISGCPLLVPYDEDYNHEPCKKRGHKAHWAVSAGLLLGVPGPTLSPDYEEDSELKGLFYPAPDKPPCLPEDPPEAIYLLSKQGKSWHYQLWDYEQLCESNLQLTELAPIRTTDGKVYVVPPGGLHAGLCGQSLLLRP